From the Teredinibacter turnerae T7901 genome, one window contains:
- a CDS encoding histidine kinase yields MNLFIVILSIAFLQVWGAANPLHKDNWFAVWADWCEALVKGNSTFAFIFAVLLPFFSIVAVQGFLLWFSPWLLLPLGMLVLLYSFGRGEFADIVSEYTKACYIEDWPSALERARRLGVDVDNLADNDWPTLHKHVLDEAGYRGFERMFAILFWCFSFGPAVAFLYRLNFLYSHNLRPDNPQAEKLLWVLEWPAVRLLGLSFALTGNFVGCFQRWKECFFCARRTTVAVLSPLILGALLVDDSMTQTDEVTRKELNLLTSLYTRTLWLWLAAAAVLIIVV; encoded by the coding sequence ATGAATTTATTTATTGTCATCTTGAGCATTGCGTTTCTGCAGGTTTGGGGCGCAGCAAACCCGTTGCACAAAGACAACTGGTTTGCTGTTTGGGCGGATTGGTGTGAAGCCTTAGTTAAAGGTAACTCTACTTTCGCGTTTATTTTTGCTGTGCTGCTGCCATTTTTCTCAATTGTCGCAGTGCAGGGCTTTTTACTCTGGTTTTCGCCTTGGTTACTCTTACCCTTGGGAATGCTGGTTCTGCTCTATAGCTTTGGCCGCGGAGAGTTTGCGGATATCGTGAGCGAGTATACCAAGGCCTGCTACATAGAAGATTGGCCGTCCGCGTTGGAGCGCGCGCGACGTCTTGGGGTTGATGTAGATAACCTTGCTGATAACGACTGGCCCACGCTTCACAAGCACGTATTAGATGAAGCTGGTTATCGCGGGTTCGAGCGCATGTTTGCGATACTCTTCTGGTGTTTCAGTTTTGGGCCGGCGGTTGCTTTTCTATATCGCCTGAATTTTCTCTACTCACATAACCTGCGCCCAGATAACCCACAGGCTGAGAAATTACTGTGGGTGCTTGAATGGCCCGCCGTGCGCTTACTGGGCCTGTCGTTCGCACTTACCGGTAACTTTGTTGGCTGCTTCCAGCGCTGGAAAGAATGTTTTTTCTGCGCCCGGCGAACCACTGTCGCGGTACTCAGCCCTCTTATTCTGGGTGCGTTATTGGTGGACGACAGCATGACACAAACTGATGAGGTGACGCGCAAAGAGCTGAATCTTCTCACAAGTCTGTACACTCGAACGCTCTGGCTTTGGTTAGCTGCCGCTGCAGTGTTAATTATTGTGGTTTAA
- a CDS encoding FxsA family protein has product MRIFTLLFIAVPILEMWLLIKVGSLIGALPTIGLVFLTAMLGLALLRQQGIQTLFRAQQRMQHGELPASEMVEGIFLAVGGALLLTPGFFTDAVGFCCLLPGVRQVILGWALKNAVFGKVNVRSDGPHRAGESHTTIDGDYKRED; this is encoded by the coding sequence GTGAGAATTTTCACTCTGTTGTTTATAGCCGTACCTATTCTTGAGATGTGGCTGTTGATAAAGGTCGGTAGTTTAATCGGGGCTCTACCAACAATTGGCCTGGTTTTTTTGACTGCTATGCTGGGCCTCGCGCTGTTGCGGCAGCAGGGTATTCAAACATTGTTTCGCGCACAGCAAAGGATGCAACACGGTGAGTTGCCCGCTTCAGAAATGGTTGAGGGTATTTTCCTCGCGGTCGGTGGCGCTCTGTTGCTTACCCCGGGATTCTTCACGGATGCAGTCGGCTTTTGCTGCCTGCTGCCGGGTGTACGCCAGGTAATTTTGGGTTGGGCGTTAAAGAATGCGGTATTTGGCAAAGTAAACGTTCGTTCAGATGGCCCCCACAGAGCTGGCGAGTCACATACCACCATAGATGGCGACTACAAGCGCGAAGACTAA
- a CDS encoding AmpG family muropeptide MFS transporter, with protein MDKQTHRSWMGALKLYTHRPVITLLLLGFSAGLPYLLVFSTLSAWLRDAEVSRSAIGFFGWVGITYSVKVLWAPVVDHLPLPFLSRWLGKRRSWLLLAQGVITIGLLLMAASDPEQHLVMVALCAVLIAFASATQDIVIDAYRIESASEEYQGAMAATYILGYRLALLVAGAGSLLIADTSTWAAAYTSMAALMFGAMLVSLTIAEPVPAERTGNPLTLFTREWLYETVVAPFVDFFKRNGQFAILILAFIGLYRLSDITMGIMANPFYLDLGFSKTEIASVSKLFGFIMTIVGGFVGGLCVARYGVHRTLIAGAILVASTNLLFVQLAYTGPELPWLIAAISADNLSGGLAATGFIAYIASLTNRAYTATQSALFSSLMTLPGKFQSGFSGVVVDHIGYAGFFGYAAIMGIPAVLLAIVVYKKRNRE; from the coding sequence TTGGACAAACAGACTCACCGCTCCTGGATGGGGGCACTCAAGCTCTACACCCACCGCCCAGTGATCACCCTACTGCTACTGGGATTCTCCGCCGGACTTCCCTACCTGCTGGTTTTTTCGACACTGAGCGCCTGGCTGAGAGACGCGGAGGTGAGTCGTTCTGCAATCGGATTTTTTGGCTGGGTGGGTATTACCTACTCCGTAAAAGTGCTGTGGGCACCGGTGGTCGATCATTTGCCGCTGCCATTTTTATCTCGCTGGCTTGGTAAGCGACGCAGCTGGCTTCTGCTCGCCCAGGGCGTTATCACCATCGGTCTGCTATTAATGGCCGCAAGCGACCCGGAACAACACCTGGTTATGGTTGCGCTCTGCGCAGTGCTCATCGCCTTTGCATCCGCCACGCAGGACATCGTCATAGACGCTTACCGAATCGAAAGCGCGAGTGAAGAATATCAGGGCGCTATGGCAGCAACTTATATACTCGGTTACCGGCTCGCGCTGCTCGTCGCAGGGGCTGGCAGCCTTCTGATTGCCGATACCAGTACCTGGGCTGCGGCCTATACCTCCATGGCTGCTCTCATGTTTGGGGCTATGCTCGTGTCACTGACGATCGCAGAGCCGGTGCCGGCCGAACGCACGGGTAATCCTCTGACACTATTTACCCGCGAATGGCTATACGAAACGGTAGTTGCCCCATTTGTTGACTTTTTTAAGCGTAACGGCCAGTTCGCTATCCTGATTCTTGCGTTTATTGGGCTATACCGATTGAGCGATATAACGATGGGGATTATGGCCAACCCCTTCTACCTGGATCTAGGCTTCAGCAAAACCGAAATCGCCAGCGTGAGCAAGCTGTTCGGGTTCATCATGACCATTGTGGGCGGGTTTGTCGGCGGCTTGTGTGTCGCGCGTTACGGCGTGCATCGCACCCTGATCGCAGGCGCAATACTGGTGGCGAGCACCAATCTGCTGTTCGTTCAGCTAGCCTACACCGGCCCGGAACTGCCATGGCTTATCGCGGCAATAAGTGCAGACAACCTCAGCGGAGGCTTGGCAGCGACAGGCTTTATCGCCTATATCGCGTCGCTAACCAATCGCGCTTATACGGCCACACAATCAGCACTGTTTTCCTCCCTCATGACTCTGCCTGGCAAGTTTCAAAGCGGATTCTCGGGCGTCGTAGTGGACCATATCGGCTACGCCGGATTTTTCGGGTATGCGGCAATCATGGGGATACCGGCCGTGTTATTGGCCATAGTTGTGTATAAAAAGCGCAATAGGGAATAG
- the purM gene encoding phosphoribosylformylglycinamidine cyclo-ligase: MTDQSSSNSPSLSYKDAGVDIDAGNDLVERIKSVAKRTRRPEVMAGLGGFGALFELPSGYNQPVLVSGTDGVGTKLKLAMQLNKHDTIGIDLVAMCVNDLIVGGAEPLFFLDYYATGKLSVDIAAQVVEGIGNGCELAGCSLVGGETAEMPGMYEGDDYDLAGFCVGIVEKAKIIDGSKVATGDTLIGLPSSGPHSNGYSLIRKILEVSNADLNEDVGGKPLREALMEPTRIYVKTLLALFAELDVKALSHITGGGLTENIPRVLPDNAKAVIDCASWEFPPVFSWLQQRGNVADTEMYRTFNCGVGMVICVSANDAERAISFLSDAGEAPFVIGQIEPLAAGEEQVELRRN; encoded by the coding sequence ATGACAGACCAATCCTCCAGCAATTCCCCCTCACTGAGCTACAAAGACGCCGGCGTTGATATCGATGCAGGCAATGACCTTGTAGAGCGCATTAAATCTGTGGCCAAGCGCACGCGACGACCGGAAGTGATGGCGGGCCTTGGCGGCTTCGGCGCGCTGTTCGAGCTGCCAAGTGGCTACAACCAGCCGGTTCTGGTTTCCGGCACGGATGGTGTGGGCACCAAACTCAAATTGGCAATGCAGCTGAACAAGCACGACACCATTGGCATTGACCTGGTTGCGATGTGTGTGAACGATTTGATTGTGGGTGGTGCTGAGCCCCTTTTCTTCCTCGACTACTACGCGACGGGCAAGCTTTCCGTCGATATTGCCGCGCAAGTTGTGGAGGGAATTGGCAACGGCTGTGAGCTCGCGGGTTGCTCTTTGGTCGGTGGTGAAACCGCAGAAATGCCGGGCATGTACGAAGGTGACGACTACGACCTCGCAGGCTTTTGCGTTGGCATTGTAGAGAAGGCAAAGATTATCGACGGCAGCAAGGTAGCGACAGGCGATACCCTGATCGGACTTCCCTCAAGCGGCCCGCACTCGAATGGTTACTCGCTCATCCGCAAAATCCTCGAAGTCAGTAACGCCGACCTTAACGAAGATGTCGGCGGTAAACCACTGCGTGAAGCGCTCATGGAGCCAACCCGGATTTACGTTAAAACCCTGCTAGCACTGTTTGCTGAGTTAGACGTGAAAGCACTGAGTCATATCACAGGTGGCGGTTTAACCGAAAATATTCCACGCGTACTGCCAGACAACGCCAAAGCAGTTATTGACTGCGCAAGCTGGGAATTCCCCCCGGTATTCTCCTGGTTGCAGCAAAGAGGAAACGTGGCAGACACAGAAATGTATCGCACATTTAACTGTGGTGTAGGCATGGTGATCTGCGTCAGCGCAAACGATGCTGAGCGCGCGATCAGTTTCCTCAGCGATGCAGGTGAAGCGCCTTTTGTGATTGGCCAGATCGAGCCTCTCGCCGCCGGAGAAGAACAGGTTGAGTTGCGTCGCAACTAA
- the groES gene encoding co-chaperone GroES, protein MNIRPLHDRVVVRRKEEEEKSAGGIVLPGSAKEKPNQGEVVAVGSGRVLDNGETRPVDVKVGDTVVFGKYAGSDTIEINGEELVILSESDIKAIIE, encoded by the coding sequence ATGAATATTCGTCCTTTACACGATCGTGTTGTGGTTCGCCGCAAGGAAGAAGAAGAAAAATCTGCTGGTGGCATCGTTTTGCCTGGTTCGGCTAAAGAAAAGCCAAACCAAGGTGAAGTCGTAGCCGTTGGTTCCGGCCGCGTTTTGGACAACGGTGAGACTCGCCCTGTAGACGTAAAAGTGGGTGACACTGTGGTGTTCGGCAAGTATGCCGGTAGCGACACTATCGAGATTAACGGCGAAGAGCTGGTAATCCTCAGTGAGAGCGACATCAAAGCGATTATCGAGTAA
- a CDS encoding fumarate hydratase encodes MTTIIRQQDIIDSVADALQFISYYHPKDFIDAVHEAYKKEANPAAKDAMAQILINSRMCAQGHRPICQDTGIVTVFVNVGMDTKIDADMSFDDIINEGVRRAYKHPDNVLRASILSDPDGARKNTGDNTPAVIHYKMVPGNTVDIHVAAKGGGSEAKTKFAMLNPSDSVVDWVLNVVPQMGAGWCPPGMLGIGIGGTAEKAMLLAKEALLDPVDIQELRERGAENRSEALRLELMDKVNGLGIGAQGLGGLTTVLDVKVKDYPTHAANKAIAVIPNCAATRHAHFTLDGSGPALQTPPSLEDWPEVSWEVGDSVERVDLNTITADDITRWKPGQTLLLNGKLLTGRDAAHKRLVDMIEKGEPMPVDFTNKFIYYVGPVDPVGDEVVGPAGPTTATRMDKFTRTVLEKTGLIGMVGKAERGPVAIEAIRDNKAVYLMAVGGAAYLVSKAIVNAKVLAFEDLGMEAIYEFDVKDMPVTVAVDSEGVSVHQTGPQEWKAKIEEGVVTVK; translated from the coding sequence ATGACTACCATCATTCGTCAGCAAGATATTATTGATAGCGTTGCCGATGCGCTTCAGTTCATTTCGTACTACCACCCGAAAGATTTTATCGACGCCGTGCATGAGGCGTATAAGAAAGAAGCAAACCCTGCCGCCAAGGACGCCATGGCCCAAATTCTGATTAACTCGCGTATGTGCGCGCAGGGTCACCGTCCCATATGCCAGGACACGGGCATCGTCACTGTGTTTGTTAATGTAGGCATGGATACCAAAATTGATGCTGATATGAGTTTTGATGACATCATCAATGAAGGCGTACGCCGCGCTTATAAGCACCCGGATAACGTTCTGCGCGCGTCTATTCTTTCCGACCCGGACGGCGCACGTAAAAATACCGGCGACAACACGCCTGCGGTGATTCACTACAAAATGGTTCCCGGCAATACCGTTGACATTCATGTTGCAGCCAAAGGCGGAGGCTCGGAGGCAAAAACCAAATTCGCCATGCTGAACCCGTCGGACTCGGTCGTTGACTGGGTATTAAATGTTGTCCCACAAATGGGAGCGGGCTGGTGTCCTCCCGGCATGCTCGGAATTGGTATTGGTGGCACCGCTGAAAAGGCCATGTTACTGGCGAAAGAAGCGCTTCTTGATCCTGTCGATATTCAGGAGTTGCGCGAACGCGGTGCTGAGAATCGCTCGGAGGCATTGCGTCTTGAGCTGATGGATAAGGTTAATGGTTTGGGCATTGGCGCGCAGGGGTTAGGTGGCTTGACAACGGTTTTGGACGTAAAAGTCAAAGACTACCCGACTCACGCGGCGAACAAAGCCATTGCGGTGATTCCAAACTGTGCCGCCACCCGTCACGCACACTTTACTCTGGACGGTTCCGGACCGGCACTGCAGACGCCACCCAGTCTGGAAGACTGGCCGGAAGTCAGCTGGGAAGTCGGTGATTCTGTCGAGCGTGTCGACTTAAATACGATAACGGCGGACGACATCACCCGTTGGAAACCCGGTCAAACCTTGCTGTTGAACGGTAAACTGCTTACGGGGCGCGATGCAGCCCACAAGCGCCTTGTGGATATGATCGAAAAAGGTGAGCCCATGCCTGTGGACTTCACCAACAAATTTATTTACTACGTTGGCCCGGTCGACCCCGTTGGTGATGAGGTTGTTGGTCCGGCAGGACCCACGACAGCCACGCGGATGGACAAATTTACCCGCACAGTGCTGGAAAAAACCGGTCTTATCGGCATGGTGGGCAAGGCTGAGCGGGGGCCTGTTGCGATCGAGGCAATCAGAGACAATAAAGCGGTCTACCTGATGGCCGTTGGGGGGGCTGCCTACCTGGTTTCGAAGGCCATTGTTAACGCGAAGGTTCTTGCATTTGAGGATCTGGGTATGGAAGCCATCTACGAGTTTGATGTGAAAGATATGCCGGTAACTGTAGCGGTAGATAGCGAAGGCGTATCGGTTCACCAAACCGGGCCGCAGGAATGGAAAGCGAAAATCGAAGAGGGTGTGGTGACGGTCAAGTAG
- a CDS encoding 4a-hydroxytetrahydrobiopterin dehydratase — MPIEIPAAELATAHCEICGKGAQSLTAPEQAAMLKVLDGWRLESLPDTPAAFIKDFQFANFSDALNFVNELGVVAEQESHHPLLTLTWGRVTVSWWSHSIGSVHRNDAVMAAKTDAVYQQRFA; from the coding sequence GTGCCTATTGAGATTCCGGCGGCTGAGTTGGCGACCGCGCACTGCGAAATATGCGGCAAGGGCGCGCAGTCTTTGACTGCGCCCGAGCAAGCTGCGATGTTAAAAGTGCTCGATGGGTGGCGGCTGGAATCTTTGCCCGATACTCCTGCGGCTTTTATCAAAGATTTTCAGTTTGCGAATTTCTCGGACGCACTGAATTTCGTTAACGAACTGGGGGTTGTTGCGGAGCAGGAGTCGCATCACCCCTTGTTGACGCTCACCTGGGGGCGCGTCACCGTCAGCTGGTGGAGTCACAGTATTGGCTCGGTACATCGCAACGATGCGGTTATGGCAGCAAAGACAGATGCCGTGTACCAGCAACGATTCGCTTGA
- a CDS encoding DUF2066 domain-containing protein translates to MALHTRYNAVWNKIFILLTGACFLSFAAQAAEQNYYQAEVAVQSQSTQARKQAAETALAEVLVRMSGTMQVLEDPVISKTLPNAISYVEQFQYAPNTNQAQRFEGYNEVLSLEFSPAAVERLLRQEAGMPFWPTNRPSTLVWLVEDSANYGRQLLGPDDIPAVFTSLNMAARRRGLPLSFPLMDLEDQLALSAEQVWELDESAILSASARYGADVILVGRYSSTSSGRILATWQFFHRDETQVYDSRAEDVAELGDQALDPLADYLGARYAITNAPGETKALVMQLEGVSDFKSYRGAVGYLENLALTTKVVLAAVRNDTLLLHLSSDAGVDKFISTLALDSKLVPVSALAASEEVPVWMQIPKGTAQNPLIYRWR, encoded by the coding sequence ATGGCCCTACACACCCGTTATAACGCAGTATGGAACAAAATTTTTATTTTACTGACGGGCGCATGTTTTCTTAGCTTCGCAGCGCAAGCAGCAGAGCAAAACTACTATCAGGCCGAGGTCGCAGTGCAATCACAAAGCACACAGGCTCGCAAGCAAGCAGCAGAGACGGCACTCGCTGAAGTGCTGGTGCGCATGTCCGGCACGATGCAGGTACTCGAAGACCCAGTCATCAGTAAAACTCTGCCGAACGCTATTAGTTATGTTGAGCAGTTTCAGTACGCCCCCAACACCAATCAGGCTCAGCGTTTCGAGGGGTACAACGAAGTTCTCAGTCTCGAATTTTCGCCTGCTGCGGTGGAGCGTTTGCTGCGGCAGGAGGCGGGCATGCCATTTTGGCCGACAAACCGGCCAAGTACGCTGGTTTGGTTGGTGGAAGATAGTGCCAACTACGGCCGCCAGCTGTTAGGGCCGGATGATATCCCCGCGGTGTTTACCAGTCTGAACATGGCCGCGCGGCGACGTGGCTTGCCGTTGAGTTTTCCGCTGATGGATCTGGAGGATCAACTGGCACTTTCTGCGGAACAGGTATGGGAATTGGACGAGAGTGCGATACTCTCAGCTTCCGCGCGTTATGGCGCTGATGTCATTCTGGTCGGTCGTTATTCGTCCACCTCTTCAGGACGTATCCTTGCCACATGGCAGTTTTTTCACCGTGACGAAACTCAAGTGTATGACAGTCGTGCCGAGGACGTTGCGGAGCTGGGCGACCAGGCGCTTGATCCGCTTGCGGATTATTTAGGCGCGCGTTATGCCATCACTAACGCGCCGGGTGAAACCAAGGCTCTGGTGATGCAGTTGGAGGGGGTAAGCGACTTTAAATCTTACCGTGGAGCAGTCGGCTACCTTGAAAATCTCGCGTTAACCACCAAAGTAGTGCTCGCCGCAGTGCGTAACGATACCTTATTACTCCACTTGAGTTCTGATGCCGGGGTAGATAAATTTATCAGCACCTTGGCGTTGGACTCGAAGTTGGTGCCGGTAAGCGCACTCGCCGCCAGCGAAGAGGTTCCTGTCTGGATGCAAATTCCGAAAGGAACTGCACAAAACCCGCTAATTTACCGTTGGCGTTGA
- the groL gene encoding chaperonin GroEL (60 kDa chaperone family; promotes refolding of misfolded polypeptides especially under stressful conditions; forms two stacked rings of heptamers to form a barrel-shaped 14mer; ends can be capped by GroES; misfolded proteins enter the barrel where they are refolded when GroES binds) — protein sequence MAAKDVKFGDDARQKMLVGVNVLADAVKTTLGPKGRNVVLDKAFGAPTVTKDGVSVAKEIELKDKFENMGAQMVKEVASKASDDAGDGTTTATVLAQAIVNEGLKSVAAGMNPMDLKRGIDKAVAAAVEFVKSSAQPCEDSKSIAQVGTISANSDSHIGDIIAEAMEKVGKEGVITVEEGSGLENELDVVEGMQFDRGYLSPYFITNQDNMSVEHESPFILLVDKKISNIRELLPVLEAVAKAGKPLVIVAEDVEGEALATLVVNNMRGIVKVAACKAPGFGDRRKAMLQDIAILTGGTVISEEVGLDLESATLEHLGQAKRFTMSKENSVIVDGAGSADDIKARVNQIRKQIEETSSEYDAEKLQERVAKLAGGVAVIKVGAATEVEMKEKKARVEDALHATRAAVEEGVVPGGGVSLMRAVAAIADLQGENEDQTAGVAIARRAMEAPLRQIVTNAGEEASVVAEKVRGGEGNFGYNAGSGVYGDMLEMGILDPAKVTRTALQAAGSIAGLMITTEAMVADKPEDKAGPAVPDMGGMGGMGGMM from the coding sequence ATGGCTGCTAAAGACGTAAAATTTGGTGATGACGCCCGCCAGAAAATGCTGGTAGGTGTAAATGTTTTGGCCGATGCGGTAAAAACCACGCTTGGCCCTAAAGGTCGCAACGTAGTTCTCGACAAAGCTTTCGGCGCTCCAACCGTAACTAAAGACGGTGTTTCTGTTGCAAAAGAAATCGAGCTGAAAGACAAGTTCGAAAATATGGGTGCGCAGATGGTTAAAGAAGTTGCTTCTAAAGCCTCTGACGATGCCGGTGACGGTACCACTACAGCAACTGTTCTGGCGCAAGCCATTGTGAACGAAGGCCTCAAGTCTGTTGCTGCTGGCATGAACCCTATGGACCTGAAGCGCGGTATCGACAAAGCCGTTGCTGCTGCTGTTGAATTTGTAAAATCTTCTGCCCAGCCATGTGAAGACAGCAAGTCTATTGCACAGGTAGGCACTATTTCAGCCAACAGCGATTCTCACATTGGTGACATCATCGCTGAAGCGATGGAAAAAGTTGGCAAAGAGGGTGTTATCACAGTTGAAGAAGGCAGCGGTCTGGAAAACGAACTGGACGTTGTTGAAGGTATGCAGTTCGATCGCGGTTACCTGTCTCCATACTTCATTACCAATCAGGATAATATGAGCGTTGAGCACGAGAGCCCATTCATCCTGTTGGTTGATAAAAAAATCTCCAACATTCGCGAGCTTCTGCCAGTTTTGGAAGCGGTTGCGAAAGCGGGCAAGCCTCTGGTTATCGTTGCAGAAGACGTTGAAGGTGAAGCGCTGGCGACTCTGGTTGTTAACAACATGCGTGGCATTGTTAAAGTTGCAGCATGTAAAGCGCCAGGTTTCGGCGATCGTCGTAAAGCCATGCTGCAAGACATTGCGATTCTGACCGGCGGTACTGTTATTTCCGAAGAAGTTGGTCTGGACCTGGAAAGCGCAACCTTGGAGCATCTTGGCCAAGCCAAGCGTTTCACCATGTCTAAAGAGAACAGTGTCATCGTTGACGGTGCCGGTTCTGCAGACGACATCAAAGCGCGCGTTAACCAGATTCGCAAGCAAATCGAAGAAACCAGCTCTGAGTACGATGCTGAAAAACTGCAAGAACGTGTGGCGAAACTGGCCGGCGGTGTAGCAGTCATTAAAGTCGGTGCCGCTACTGAAGTTGAAATGAAAGAGAAGAAAGCCCGTGTCGAAGATGCTCTGCATGCAACTCGTGCGGCAGTTGAAGAAGGTGTTGTGCCTGGCGGTGGTGTTTCTCTGATGCGCGCTGTTGCTGCTATTGCAGATCTGCAGGGCGAAAACGAAGATCAAACCGCTGGTGTAGCTATCGCGCGTCGTGCGATGGAAGCACCACTGCGTCAGATCGTGACTAACGCTGGCGAAGAAGCTTCTGTAGTTGCCGAAAAAGTTCGCGGCGGCGAAGGTAACTTCGGTTACAACGCTGGTTCAGGCGTATACGGCGACATGCTGGAAATGGGTATTCTCGACCCTGCGAAAGTGACTCGTACTGCGCTGCAGGCGGCGGGCTCCATCGCTGGTTTGATGATCACCACCGAAGCAATGGTTGCGGACAAGCCAGAAGACAAAGCCGGTCCAGCAGTCCCAGATATGGGCGGCATGGGTGGCATGGGTGGCATGATGTAA
- a CDS encoding Fe-Mn family superoxide dismutase: protein MAFELPELPYERGALAPHISEETLDFHYGKHHKTYVDKLNGLVPGTEFEGKTLEEVVKTSSGGVFNNAAQIWNHSFYWNCLSPNGGGEPTGAIADAINSAFGSFADFKEKFTTSAINNFGSSWTWLVKKADGSVEIVNTSNAATPLTDDTLTPLLTVDLWEHAYYIDYRNARPSYMDAFWNLVNWDFVNANFA, encoded by the coding sequence ATGGCATTTGAATTACCAGAACTTCCCTACGAGCGCGGTGCGCTTGCTCCGCATATTTCCGAAGAAACCCTCGATTTTCACTACGGTAAGCATCACAAAACCTACGTTGATAAATTAAACGGTCTGGTTCCTGGCACAGAATTCGAAGGTAAGACACTCGAAGAAGTTGTAAAAACGTCAAGCGGTGGTGTGTTCAACAATGCTGCGCAGATCTGGAACCACTCGTTCTACTGGAACTGCTTGAGCCCCAACGGTGGCGGTGAGCCGACTGGAGCCATTGCCGACGCAATTAATTCCGCGTTTGGCTCATTTGCAGACTTTAAAGAGAAGTTCACCACTTCTGCGATCAACAACTTTGGTTCAAGCTGGACTTGGTTGGTCAAGAAAGCGGATGGCAGCGTAGAAATTGTTAACACCTCAAATGCCGCGACGCCACTGACTGACGATACTCTGACGCCTCTGTTGACTGTGGATTTGTGGGAGCATGCGTACTACATCGACTACCGCAATGCGCGCCCCTCGTATATGGACGCATTCTGGAACCTGGTGAACTGGGATTTTGTGAACGCAAATTTCGCATAA
- the purN gene encoding phosphoribosylglycinamide formyltransferase, translated as MKSKTTSQCRLVVLISGSGSNLQAIIDAQSAGQLPIEICAVISNREGVLGLERAAQAGIATRVLNHKSYESREAFDGALSAQIDAFEPDLVVLAGFMRILTAEFTNHYLGKMINIHPSLLPKYQGLHTHQRALEAGDAEHGVSVHFVTAELDGGPVISQARVPVLSSDTADTLAARVLEQEHLLYPRVIGWFAQGRLSMKDGKAFLDGEVVDLGEQ; from the coding sequence GTGAAAAGCAAAACCACATCTCAGTGCCGACTCGTTGTTCTGATTTCCGGCAGCGGAAGTAACTTACAAGCCATAATCGACGCACAGTCCGCAGGCCAATTGCCAATAGAGATCTGTGCGGTCATCAGCAATCGCGAAGGCGTTCTTGGATTGGAGCGCGCCGCACAGGCCGGTATCGCCACCCGTGTGCTCAACCACAAATCCTATGAGAGTCGAGAAGCATTCGACGGGGCTCTCAGCGCGCAGATTGACGCATTCGAACCGGACTTAGTTGTGCTCGCCGGCTTCATGCGGATTCTCACTGCAGAGTTTACCAATCACTACCTTGGCAAAATGATCAATATACACCCATCGTTATTGCCAAAATATCAGGGGCTTCACACGCATCAGCGAGCACTAGAGGCTGGTGATGCAGAGCACGGCGTGTCTGTTCATTTCGTGACGGCTGAGCTGGACGGCGGGCCTGTAATCAGTCAGGCAAGGGTTCCTGTACTGTCCAGCGACACGGCGGATACGCTCGCAGCCAGAGTGTTAGAACAGGAACACCTGCTCTACCCTCGCGTTATCGGTTGGTTTGCCCAAGGTCGATTGAGCATGAAAGACGGGAAAGCATTCTTAGATGGAGAAGTGGTTGACTTAGGGGAGCAATAG
- the ampD gene encoding 1,6-anhydro-N-acetylmuramyl-L-alanine amidase AmpD — protein sequence MHISNGWLQEVRHVASPNYNARPPASDISLLVIHNISLPPGEFGGDAVERFFTNCLAADEHPFYSSIADMKVSAHCFVRRNGEIIQFVSFAERAWHAGRSCFGGETECNDFAIGVELEGTDSTPYTDEQYASLACLTVALQAAYPKITKSRITGHADIAPERKTDPGPAFDWPRYFALLP from the coding sequence ATGCATATTTCTAATGGCTGGTTGCAGGAGGTTCGCCATGTGGCGTCACCTAACTACAACGCGCGCCCCCCGGCGTCTGACATCTCGCTGCTTGTAATCCACAATATCAGCCTGCCGCCGGGAGAGTTCGGGGGGGATGCGGTCGAGCGGTTTTTCACTAACTGCTTGGCCGCTGACGAACATCCTTTCTATTCATCAATTGCAGATATGAAAGTCTCGGCGCATTGCTTTGTGCGACGCAACGGCGAGATTATTCAGTTCGTTAGTTTCGCAGAGCGGGCCTGGCATGCGGGGCGATCCTGTTTTGGTGGCGAGACCGAGTGCAACGACTTCGCAATTGGGGTGGAGTTGGAGGGTACGGACTCGACACCCTATACTGACGAGCAATACGCCAGTTTGGCATGTCTGACTGTGGCCCTGCAGGCTGCGTATCCAAAAATAACAAAAAGCCGTATCACCGGCCATGCTGACATTGCGCCGGAGAGAAAAACAGACCCGGGGCCAGCGTTCGACTGGCCTCGATATTTTGCGTTGCTGCCATAG